A window from Plasmodium malariae genome assembly, contig: PmUG01_00_27, whole genome shotgun sequence encodes these proteins:
- the PmUG01_00052500 gene encoding tryptophan-rich protein: protein MKAIFLFASASVAIFKLASSSSSHNYSSGSCCGKKIKPPPCRSYSKPEDIPSIVLRPRVEKMESLEPYKSALWEKWFSKKKKEMLEYFQEEKNAWLQHAAMEWGNFLNNLENKWMHYNPNMKEDYNTNLNDVCANWSDSKWRKWFKIYGVNHLKSEYVRWFNNSISDYNITMTCKLIKWYKKKKYEFDSHPEYIKEKRFCKKWKNKACSSVDPEFYVKTAQYNIWNSRHERERKEWLQLINEIYARYVAQKCTTLRDWGKCNVEFYKDWIKFFYEKWLRNEQWKVWLQEKNMDDKKNTENVENTDNVDNLDNTDNMDNIDNTDNMDNIDNTDNMDNIDNTDNMDNLDNVDNMDNLDNTDNMDNLDNTDNMDNLDIVDNMDNIDNTDNMDNLDIVDNMDHIDNKKNKKKKKNKKN, encoded by the exons atgaaagcaatatttctttttgcaTCGGCTTCTGTTGCCATATTTAAATTAGCTTCTTCGAGTTCATCACATAATTACAGTAGTGGA tCATGttgtggaaaaaaaataaagccgCCACCTTGTAGGTCTTATAGCAAGCCTGAAGATATACCATCGATTGTTTTAAGACCAAGGGTAGAAAAAATGGAATCGTTAGAACCATATAAAAGTGCTTTATGGGAAAAATGGTTTtcgaagaagaaaaaagaaatgttaGAATATTTTcaagaggaaaaaaatgcTTGGCTTCAACACGCAGCTATGGAATGGGGAAATTTTTTGAACAACTTAGAAAATAAATGGATGCACTATAATCCTAATATGAAGGAAGATTATAATACAAATCTTAATGATGTATGCGCAAATTGGAGTGATAGTAAGTGGAGAAAATGGTTTAAAATATACGGAGTAAATCATTTGAAATCTGAATATGTAAGGTGGtttaataatagtatatCCGACTACAATATAACGATGACATGCAAATTGATTAAGtggtataaaaaaaagaaatacgaATTTGATTCACACCCCGAatacataaaagaaaaacgtttttgtaaaaaatggaaaaacaaaGCGTGTTCAAGTGTAGATCCCGAGTTTTACGTAAAGACTGCACAGTATAATATCTGGAATTCTAGACAtgaaagagaaagaaaagaatggTTACAATTAATTAACGAAATTTATGCAAGATACGTTGCGCAGAAATGCACTACGTTGAGAGATTGGGGTAAATGTAATGTGGAATTCTATAAGGATTGgataaaattcttttatgaaaaatggtTACGAAATGAACAATGGAAAGTATGGCTTCAAGAGAAGAATATGGACGACAAGAAAAACACAGAAAACGTGGAAAACACGGACAACGTGGATAACTTGGACAACACGGACAACATGGATAACATCGACAACACGGACAACATGGATAACATAGACAACACGGACAACATGGATAACATAGACAACACGGACAACATGGATAACTTGGACAATGTGGACAACATGGATAACTTGGACAACACGGACAACATGGATAACTTGGACAACACGGACAACATGGATAACTTGGACATTGTAGACAACATGGATAACATAGACAACACGGACAACATGGATAACTTGGACATTGTGGACAACATGGATCACATAGATAACAAGAAGaacaagaagaaaaagaaaaacaagaaGAACTAG
- the PmUG01_00052900 gene encoding uncharacterized protein, with protein MKENSSELCFGGGEYAKKLRFIKNQKYLNDIKYFKKGYIYVRNSNHDYIIKCKEYKTGFQNMKNHSDNNRKFNNDNYKTKNPQIKFRTQGNSDLINSHTFNKILQDSSAKNTDDRDVQSQSAIDSISADSKGFESPREITTDSAVIANNSVSLISHNIDIISSPDKETLPDLPSSKEPLTASGTINTL; from the exons ATGAAAGAG AACAGCAGTGAATTATGTTTTGGAGGAGGAGAATATGCAAAAAAGTTGAGATTTATAAAG AATCAAAAATATCtgaatgatataaaatactttaaaaaagggtatatatatgtacgcaaTAGTAATCatgattatataattaaatgtaaagaatataaaacgGGGTttcaaaatatgaagaatcattctgataataatagaaaatttaataatgacAATTACAAAACTAAAAATCCACAAATCAAATTTCGAACGCAAGGAAATAGCGACCTAATTAATTCccatacatttaataaaatactcCAA GATTCATCTGCAAAAAATACAGATGATCGAGATGTACAGTCACAATCTGCAATTGATTCTATATCAGCAGATTCCAAAGGTTTTGAATCTCCACGAGAAATTACAACTGATTCTGCAGTTATAGCAAATAATTCAGTCTCCTTAATATCTCATAATATTGATATTATTTCATCACCTGATAAAGAAACTCTTCCAGATTTACCTTCTTCAAAAGAACCCCTTACAGCTTCAGGTACAATTAATACTCTTtaa
- the PmUG01_00053000 gene encoding PIR protein: protein MSQDKILEGSFSYNIYKELDNDVEENNYDVYCTAFNNDEDNTEKKHYNLCKKILRNTHILSRYVNTNNFTTLCSHYRYWTYYNIKKILGDDTNNDKAKPIINKFKQVRDNIRKISNALYCQYEFNDDIIKKLNDMKEEKYLYDYFQNYDSIKTSDTCKVVTLDKYENYLKYIITLYNERKGEDACCYGSFLIDCEDYFKCDDEFDPNILFSLTNITGSIYYFKCTDFDEDKISDKTKEGGKLNCHIFLTSDKSHFMPLSPSLQAPSTFGPFTTYGQRGTSVSAELQRNNLVSSGISGHEDQSSSSESSDVNYKSSCKDAARKNPLLARDASENCREPDVRATETVGVKLNLYAPGRRIRIKLNSDSNTFKNNFFRVGIAFTLIAGIISTIFLYYKFTPFGRCFHKKVSRKKIIDDYYDDPYMRKFMIRAPKSDKRRTGNTGLQFSYYSR from the exons atgtcaCAG GATAAAATTTTAGAAGGgtctttttcatataatatatacaaagaaTTAGATAATGATgttgaagaaaataattatgatgtTTACTGTACTGCATTCAATAATGATGAAGATAATACTGAAAAAAAGCATTACAatctttgtaaaaaaatattaagaaatacacatattttaTCTAGATAtgttaatacaaataattttacaactCTCTGTTCACATTATAGATATTGgacatattataatataaagaaaattttaggAGATGATACAAATAATGATAAGGCCAAAccaataattaataaatttaaacaGGTTCGAgataatattagaaaaatttcTAATGCGTTATATTGCCAATATGAGTTTAATgatgatattataaaaaaactaaacgatatgaaagaagaaaaatatttgtatgattattttcaaaattatgaCAGTATTAAAACATCTGACACATGTAAAGTTGTTACACTtgataaatatgaaaattaccttaaatatattattacattatataatgagCGTAAAGGGGAGGATGCATGTTGCTATGGTTCATTCTTGATAGACTGCGAAGACTATTTTAAATGCGATGACGAATTTGATCCTAATATACTGTT TTCCCTAACAAATATTACAGgttcaatttattatttcaagTGTACTGATTTTGACGAAGACAAAATTTCagataaaacaaaagaaggTGGAAAACTTAATTGTCATATTTTTCTGACATCTGATAAATCTCATTTTATGCCATTATCACCTTCTCTTCAAGCTCCTTCGACATTTGGTCCTTTTACAACCTATGGACAAAGAGGAACTTCTGTATCTGCAGAATTACAACGTAATAACCTAGTATCAAGTGGCATTTCAGGACATGAAGATCAATCATCTTCTTCAGAGTCATCAGATGTGAACTATAAGAGCTCCTGTAAAGATGCTGCACGCAAAAATCCACTATTAGCAAGAGATGCATCAGAAAACTGCAGAGAGCCGGATGTTCGCGCAACTGAAACTGTTGGAGTAAAATTGAATTTATATGCTCCCGGAAGAAGAATTAGAATTAAACTAAATAGTGATTCAAACACGTtcaaaaacaatttttttcgCGTGGGAATCGCATTTACTCTGATAGCGGGAATCATTTCCActattttcctttattataAA ttTACTCCTTTTGGAAGATGTTTTCACAAAAAAGTatcaaggaaaaaaataatagacgATTATTATGATGATCCGTATATGCGGAAGTTTATGATCCGTGCTCCAAAATCGGATAAAAGAAGAACTGGTAATACTGGATTacaattttcttattattctaGGTGA